One stretch of Prunus persica cultivar Lovell chromosome G1, Prunus_persica_NCBIv2, whole genome shotgun sequence DNA includes these proteins:
- the LOC18790246 gene encoding nudix hydrolase 17, mitochondrial codes for MACLVARTGRELQRYNMGRRQVVGCIPYRYKNGRDGAISDELEVLVITSQKGNAFMFPKGGWELDESVEEAASRESLEEAGVVGNVECELGKWSFMSKSQETYYEGYMFPLFVKEQLDLWPEKNVRRRIWMSAAKAREACQHWWMKEALDILVERLTSAQKQEEENALACSLS; via the exons ATGGCTTGTTTGGTTGCTCGGACGGGAAGGGAATTGCAGAGGTACAACATGGGCCGCCGACAGGTCGTAGG ATGCATTCCTTATAGATACAAAAATGGCCGTGATGGTGCGATCAGCGATGAATTGGAAGTGCTTGTGATCACTTCACAGAAAGGCAATGCATTTATGTTCCCTAAG GGTGGTTGGGAACTTGATGAATCCGTAGAAGAAGCTGCTTCACGGGAATCACTAGAAGAAGCGGGTGTTGTGGGCAATGTTGAG TGTGAATTGGGAAAATGGAGTTTCATGAGCAAAAGCCAGGAGACATACTATGAAGGGTACATGTTCCCTTTGTTTGTGAAGGAGCAACTGGATCTATGGCCCGAGAAGAACGTTCGGCGAAGAATCTGG ATGAGTGCTGCGAAAGCTAGAGAAGCTTGTCAGCATTGGTGGATGAAGGAAGCCTTGGACATTTTGGTTGAACGGCTTACCTCAGCACAGAaacaagaggaagaaaatgcACTGGCTTGCTCTTTAAGttga